The following coding sequences are from one Candidatus Paceibacterota bacterium window:
- the rplS gene encoding 50S ribosomal protein L19: MNQALLDKIESEQFRKDAADFAVGDSVRVHTKVVEGDKERIQIFSGVVIGRRGHGLNATFSVRRISYGEGVERVFPLHSPRVEKVEVERKGSVRRAKLTYLRKRLGKGATLVKEKEGRAAADAAPKSAQA, encoded by the coding sequence ATGAACCAGGCATTACTTGACAAAATAGAATCGGAACAGTTTCGCAAAGACGCCGCAGATTTCGCGGTCGGCGATTCGGTGCGCGTGCATACGAAGGTGGTCGAAGGCGACAAGGAGCGGATCCAGATCTTCTCCGGTGTGGTGATTGGTCGCCGCGGTCATGGACTAAATGCGACCTTCTCTGTTCGGCGCATCAGCTACGGCGAGGGCGTGGAACGCGTCTTCCCCCTGCATTCTCCCCGGGTCGAGAAAGTAGAAGTTGAGCGCAAAGGCTCAGTCCGGCGCGCCAAGCTCACCTACCTGCGCAAGCGCCTCGGCAAGGGCGCAACGCTCGTCAAAGAAAAGGAAGGCCGCGCAGCGGCTGACGCCGCGCCCAAATCCGCCCAGGCATAG
- a CDS encoding Gfo/Idh/MocA family oxidoreductase codes for MTPLSRRQFLGKSALAAGLAPLAIDTLTLPFVRSVRAAEPGPSDKVRIGLIGCGGMGLGDLQCFFLNPEVDCPVVCDVDDAKIAKGVALCEKQRGSKPATVKDFRQMLDRKDVDVVLVATPDHWHALPTVLACQAGKDVYVEKPLATTIDEGRAMLEAVKRHQRVVQMGSQWRSCKHIVEAGEFIRSGKLGKVSIVRGWAYLDWLPSIGKPADCPPPPGVDYDLWLGPAPKRPFNPNRFHFNFRWFWDYAGGLMTDWGVHLINMMLMGMGPDSPKSAYSCGGKFVLDDNSETPDSQVTVYEFPSYTLIWEHKAGLNNGLYNRSWGVEWSGTEGNIILNDEGWEIRTEKKQANLDNQRKPGSPDPRPAHVRNFLDCVKSRQQPVLNLNIGHHVSTVAHLGNISYRTGRKVVWDAAREKVVGDSQADKLVGVKYRRPWSLPYAQRA; via the coding sequence ATGACACCGCTCTCTCGCCGCCAATTCCTGGGCAAATCCGCCCTGGCCGCCGGACTCGCCCCACTGGCCATTGATACTCTAACTTTACCATTTGTGCGCTCTGTCCGCGCCGCCGAGCCAGGGCCAAGCGACAAGGTCCGCATCGGCCTGATTGGCTGCGGCGGCATGGGGCTGGGCGACCTGCAATGTTTCTTCCTCAATCCGGAGGTGGATTGCCCAGTGGTCTGCGACGTGGACGATGCGAAGATCGCCAAGGGCGTAGCACTATGCGAGAAGCAGCGCGGCAGCAAGCCCGCTACGGTAAAGGACTTCCGCCAGATGCTCGACCGCAAGGACGTGGACGTAGTACTCGTCGCCACACCTGACCATTGGCACGCGTTGCCGACAGTCCTCGCTTGCCAGGCAGGGAAGGACGTCTACGTGGAAAAGCCGCTAGCCACGACTATTGACGAAGGCCGCGCCATGTTAGAAGCGGTGAAGCGACACCAGCGCGTCGTGCAGATGGGCTCGCAGTGGCGGAGTTGCAAGCACATTGTGGAAGCGGGCGAGTTCATTCGCTCTGGCAAGCTAGGCAAAGTCAGCATTGTGCGCGGTTGGGCCTATCTGGACTGGCTGCCCAGCATCGGTAAACCCGCCGACTGTCCGCCGCCTCCCGGAGTGGATTACGATTTGTGGCTTGGTCCCGCGCCCAAGCGACCCTTTAACCCTAACCGCTTCCATTTCAACTTCCGGTGGTTCTGGGATTACGCTGGCGGGCTCATGACCGACTGGGGAGTACACCTTATCAACATGATGCTCATGGGAATGGGCCCCGACTCGCCCAAAAGCGCATATTCCTGCGGCGGCAAATTCGTGCTGGACGACAACTCCGAAACCCCGGACTCGCAGGTGACCGTGTATGAGTTCCCGAGCTACACGCTGATTTGGGAGCACAAGGCCGGCTTGAACAACGGCCTGTATAACCGCTCGTGGGGCGTCGAATGGAGCGGCACCGAAGGTAACATCATCCTGAATGACGAGGGTTGGGAAATCCGCACCGAGAAGAAGCAGGCCAACCTCGACAACCAACGCAAGCCTGGCAGCCCCGATCCCCGTCCTGCCCATGTCCGCAACTTCCTGGATTGCGTGAAGTCACGCCAGCAGCCCGTGCTGAACCTGAACATTGGCCACCATGTCTCCACCGTGGCGCACCTCGGCAATATCTCCTACCGCACCGGCCGCAAGGTTGTGTGGGACGCTGCGCGCGAGAAGGTCGTCGGCGACTCGCAAGCAGACAAGTTGGTCGGCGTGAAGTACCGCCGGCCATGGAGTCTGCCTTACGCCCAGCGGGCGTAA
- a CDS encoding response regulator has product MQTPTILIVEDDDLQYEIYEEALSKYELTRVRNGSEALAQIPGNRPDLLILDHVLSEGELGLEFLPALKELLPFVPVIIVSGALEVHQQLQALQGPRRAHYCLTKPVDIHTLKRTVETALKECGEYEAVRQLEALERSHRVDALDLFSRSTDRLSRQHRMLELVGKSRQRPNISALAREFGVARRTIIRDLQELIRRGQIKPEVYPDWENPSAEE; this is encoded by the coding sequence ATGCAAACACCAACAATCCTGATTGTTGAAGACGACGACCTTCAATACGAGATATACGAGGAGGCGCTCAGCAAGTACGAACTGACCCGGGTCAGGAACGGCAGCGAAGCCCTGGCCCAAATCCCGGGCAATCGGCCTGACCTCCTGATTCTTGACCATGTCCTCTCCGAGGGCGAGCTGGGATTGGAATTCCTGCCAGCTCTAAAAGAACTGCTGCCATTCGTGCCCGTCATCATCGTCTCGGGCGCGTTGGAAGTGCACCAGCAACTGCAGGCGCTGCAAGGGCCACGTCGCGCCCATTACTGCCTGACCAAGCCTGTGGACATCCACACGCTCAAGCGCACGGTCGAAACCGCCCTAAAGGAATGTGGCGAGTATGAAGCGGTGCGCCAACTCGAAGCCCTGGAACGCTCGCACCGCGTTGACGCTCTCGATCTGTTCAGCCGCTCGACCGACCGGCTCAGCCGCCAGCACCGCATGCTCGAACTGGTAGGCAAATCCCGTCAGCGGCCCAACATATCGGCCCTTGCCCGCGAATTCGGCGTTGCCCGGCGCACGATCATTCGCGATCTTCAGGAGTTGATTCGCCGCGGACAGATCAAACCCGAAGTGTACCCGGACTGGGAGAACCCTTCCGCGGAGGAATAG
- a CDS encoding DNA methyltransferase, which yields MQPLAHKTCSAVGADTPELPLDYAPVRKRGPGRPLADELADFREFGQETRTLVSRIPGAAGGLLEVPVFINEFWTAKQRQASSLHEISYRACFKPQLPRFFIERLTQPGETVYDPFMGRGTTVLEAALLGRLPCGCDINPLSLVLTRPRLCPPSLVDVAQRLRQIDFASADEFPEELLVFFHPDTLLAIASLKQYLLARRAANALDAVDDWICLIALNRLTGHSPGFFSVYTLPPNQAVSVKSQRKINADRKQTPPLRDVPGLILKKTRKLLRDCDAATRSVLAELAPHAVLLSQTAAQTPQIAAQSVSLVVTSPPFLNVVDYATDNWLRCWFLGLDARSVRLTVLSKLELWQAAMTEVFQELHRVLKPGGHVAFEVGEVHAGKTRLEEAVLPCGVAVGLDPVLVLINDQQFTKTANCWGVDNMTKGTNSNRIVLFRRS from the coding sequence ATGCAGCCTCTGGCTCACAAGACCTGCTCCGCGGTCGGCGCCGATACTCCCGAGCTGCCCTTGGATTACGCTCCCGTCCGCAAGCGGGGCCCGGGCCGACCACTTGCGGACGAACTGGCTGACTTCCGCGAATTCGGCCAAGAGACCCGCACGCTGGTTAGCAGGATCCCCGGTGCCGCCGGCGGCCTCCTGGAGGTCCCCGTCTTCATCAACGAATTCTGGACCGCCAAGCAGCGCCAGGCCAGTTCACTTCACGAGATTTCCTATCGCGCCTGTTTCAAGCCGCAATTACCGCGCTTCTTTATCGAGCGCCTCACGCAACCGGGTGAGACTGTGTATGACCCGTTCATGGGGCGTGGCACCACGGTTCTGGAAGCAGCGTTGCTGGGGCGCTTGCCGTGCGGTTGCGACATTAATCCTCTTAGCCTCGTCCTAACCCGCCCGCGCTTGTGCCCACCGAGCCTTGTGGATGTCGCACAGCGCCTACGGCAGATTGACTTTGCCTCGGCCGACGAATTTCCGGAAGAACTTCTCGTTTTCTTCCATCCCGATACCCTCCTCGCCATTGCCTCGCTCAAGCAATACCTGCTCGCGCGGCGGGCCGCGAACGCGCTCGATGCCGTGGATGACTGGATTTGCCTGATCGCGCTGAACCGACTCACCGGTCATTCGCCGGGATTCTTCTCCGTCTATACCCTGCCGCCCAACCAGGCCGTCTCGGTCAAATCGCAGCGCAAAATCAACGCCGACCGCAAGCAAACCCCGCCTCTTCGCGACGTTCCCGGCCTCATTCTCAAAAAGACCCGCAAGCTGCTGCGCGACTGCGACGCGGCGACCCGCAGCGTGCTCGCGGAGTTGGCCCCCCACGCAGTCCTGCTCTCCCAAACTGCGGCGCAAACGCCTCAAATCGCCGCTCAATCCGTCTCACTGGTAGTTACCTCGCCCCCTTTCCTCAACGTCGTGGACTACGCTACCGACAATTGGTTGCGCTGCTGGTTCCTCGGCCTTGACGCCCGTTCCGTGAGACTCACCGTCCTCAGCAAACTCGAACTATGGCAGGCCGCCATGACCGAGGTTTTCCAGGAGTTGCATCGTGTTCTGAAGCCCGGCGGTCACGTCGCTTTCGAAGTGGGCGAGGTCCATGCCGGCAAGACCCGGCTCGAAGAAGCCGTACTGCCATGCGGTGTTGCTGTCGGCCTGGACCCGGTGCTGGTGCTCATTAACGACCAGCAATTCACCAAGACCGCCAACTGCTGGGGCGTGGACAACATGACAAAGGGCACCAACAGCAACCGGATCGTCCTGTTCCGCCGCTCGTAG
- a CDS encoding KH domain-containing protein, which yields MQAFLEYVVKGLVQNPDTVTITPVEREGTTVYELRLHPQDVGKIIGRQGMTINAIRSLLLAGSAKKGLRCTLEIVEDKPAN from the coding sequence ATGCAAGCGTTCCTCGAATACGTCGTCAAAGGGTTGGTGCAGAATCCGGACACGGTGACGATCACTCCGGTGGAGCGCGAGGGCACGACGGTTTATGAGTTGCGATTGCACCCGCAGGATGTGGGAAAGATCATTGGCCGGCAGGGCATGACGATTAACGCGATCCGGTCCTTGTTGCTGGCCGGCAGCGCCAAGAAGGGGCTGCGCTGCACGCTGGAAATCGTCGAGGACAAACCGGCCAACTGA
- a CDS encoding ATP-binding protein — protein MASMTPRGLILLLGTALVTLPEANLAQEPSSWATQWRVCRMTDGLPESACISVALSPQGRILARHPRSGSVSELDGYATHIIPSPGQGSSRVYQSPGGQLWTVASHGLQEFRSGKWVLHPTSEIAAAFRERILRVNNPIPLCPARQGFVLILLPDHLLEFNTEDPEHPRTQVLLAAAQTQLGEFSTMTLARDGGLWITGTRGLLKMPGPVRNLKAGTAWHQYLLPEALQGMNLQEPHENEAGGVTMLAESSASQLKRLVQWDGQHWSAQAIPVEGARHAWCSANKTCWAVTTDSLFKWEAGTREAIPAERAPGRRYYDLAIEPGGAFWLATSDGLFRYAPHTWRTPAFAERLDSPVHHLTGGEADRFWFVVGTGLHLVQNGHHQEFPLPAEALTNLPNLRALYPLKNGSLLLQAGEQCLQFPPDTRTFDTVVHEPPATSLKPLGLLRDGRLCVQTLTAGAPVQSHRLEAYDGARFEAMAVPLHELLPGSNLSSFFTAQNGDLWLGGDRGTAWFHEQKWRTIVSTDQSSPESVVGFAELADGKIWCATSDKVWVFDGRTWSAVRVGFDRINAFVSARDGCLWVATESGLSRNFRGAWVENGIEDGLPSAAVRDILEDPRGRIWAATTRGLSLYYPEADPAPPDTEVQVVTGNAQRIPEGGSITLSFSGKDKWNHTSRQRLLYSYRLDEHEWSTFQEERNVSFVDLAGGKHYFQVRAMDRNCNVDPTPARLDFLVILPWYKESRAVIFAILGLVVALFFASLAFNSHRQLLRSYAEVEREVAQRTRELELANRQLLHSQKMNALGTLAAGIAHDFNNILSIIKGSAQIIEDNPGDPQKVSTRVDRIKTVVEQGAGIVKAMLGFSRQAAEQPAPCDLNAVLEDSVKLLGDRFLREVQITLEHASALPEVTCSRDLVQQVLLNFIFNAAESMTQRKQIRLATRRMEKPAANPVLAPAPAAEYVAVSVQDAGSGITPENLPRIFEPFFTTKAFSARRGTGLGLSMVYELARKMEAGLAVESTVGQGSTFTLILPVRNKATAKP, from the coding sequence ATGGCATCAATGACGCCCAGAGGGTTGATTCTCCTCCTCGGCACGGCACTGGTGACGCTGCCGGAAGCGAACTTGGCCCAGGAACCCTCGAGCTGGGCAACTCAATGGCGTGTTTGCAGGATGACCGATGGTTTGCCTGAATCCGCCTGCATTTCAGTTGCTCTTTCACCGCAAGGGAGAATCCTGGCCCGCCACCCCAGGTCCGGATCTGTAAGTGAACTCGATGGCTATGCAACCCATATCATCCCCTCCCCTGGGCAGGGTAGCAGCCGCGTTTACCAGAGCCCCGGCGGCCAACTCTGGACGGTCGCCTCCCACGGCCTGCAAGAGTTCCGAAGTGGTAAGTGGGTGCTGCATCCCACGTCGGAAATCGCCGCCGCGTTCCGTGAACGCATCCTGCGAGTCAATAATCCGATACCGCTGTGCCCAGCCCGCCAAGGTTTCGTGCTGATTCTCCTTCCGGACCACCTGCTCGAATTCAACACCGAGGACCCAGAGCATCCCCGGACCCAAGTCCTGCTCGCAGCGGCGCAAACGCAGCTCGGGGAATTCTCGACAATGACACTGGCGCGCGATGGTGGCCTGTGGATCACCGGAACGCGCGGGCTGCTCAAAATGCCGGGCCCAGTTAGGAATTTGAAAGCGGGAACCGCGTGGCACCAATACCTGCTGCCTGAGGCATTGCAGGGCATGAATCTGCAGGAACCGCACGAGAATGAAGCGGGGGGTGTGACCATGCTGGCCGAGTCCTCGGCAAGCCAGCTGAAGCGCCTGGTCCAGTGGGACGGCCAGCATTGGAGTGCGCAGGCCATCCCGGTTGAAGGCGCGCGGCACGCCTGGTGCAGCGCGAACAAGACCTGTTGGGCCGTAACGACTGATTCACTGTTCAAATGGGAAGCAGGCACTCGGGAAGCGATTCCGGCCGAAAGAGCGCCCGGTCGCCGATACTACGACCTTGCAATCGAGCCTGGCGGCGCGTTTTGGCTGGCAACCTCTGATGGACTGTTCCGCTATGCTCCGCATACATGGAGAACCCCTGCTTTCGCTGAGCGGCTCGATTCTCCCGTCCACCACCTGACGGGGGGCGAAGCCGACAGGTTTTGGTTTGTCGTGGGCACCGGGCTACACCTCGTGCAAAATGGTCATCATCAGGAGTTTCCTTTGCCGGCTGAGGCTCTGACCAATCTTCCAAACCTCCGCGCCCTGTACCCGTTGAAGAATGGTAGTCTGCTCCTGCAAGCGGGGGAACAGTGCCTTCAATTTCCACCTGACACCCGCACGTTTGATACCGTCGTCCATGAACCTCCCGCAACGTCACTCAAGCCGCTGGGGTTGCTGAGAGACGGAAGATTATGCGTCCAAACCCTCACCGCTGGCGCGCCTGTGCAGAGTCACCGGTTGGAGGCGTACGATGGGGCCCGGTTTGAAGCGATGGCCGTGCCATTGCACGAGCTGTTGCCGGGCAGCAATCTGTCGAGTTTCTTCACCGCGCAGAACGGCGACCTTTGGTTGGGCGGCGACCGCGGCACGGCGTGGTTTCACGAGCAGAAATGGCGAACAATCGTCTCCACCGACCAAAGCAGTCCAGAATCGGTCGTTGGTTTCGCCGAACTGGCAGACGGGAAGATCTGGTGTGCCACATCCGACAAAGTGTGGGTGTTTGATGGCCGGACGTGGTCCGCCGTGCGAGTAGGATTCGACCGTATCAACGCATTTGTCAGTGCACGCGACGGATGCTTGTGGGTGGCCACCGAAAGCGGGTTGTCTCGCAACTTCCGAGGCGCATGGGTTGAGAATGGGATTGAGGACGGTTTGCCCAGCGCCGCGGTACGGGACATCCTCGAAGATCCGCGCGGCCGAATCTGGGCCGCCACCACGCGTGGATTGAGCTTGTACTATCCGGAGGCAGACCCCGCTCCGCCTGACACTGAGGTACAAGTAGTAACGGGCAACGCGCAGAGAATTCCCGAGGGGGGCAGTATCACGCTGTCGTTCAGCGGAAAGGACAAATGGAATCATACATCCCGCCAACGTCTGCTCTACTCTTACCGTCTGGACGAACACGAATGGTCGACATTTCAGGAGGAGAGGAACGTTTCCTTTGTGGATTTGGCGGGCGGCAAGCACTACTTCCAAGTGCGCGCCATGGACCGCAACTGTAACGTGGATCCAACTCCCGCCCGGCTGGACTTTCTGGTCATCCTGCCGTGGTACAAGGAGTCCCGTGCGGTGATTTTTGCCATTCTCGGATTGGTAGTGGCGCTCTTCTTCGCCAGCTTGGCCTTCAACAGCCATCGCCAACTGCTCCGGAGTTACGCGGAAGTGGAACGGGAGGTGGCGCAACGCACACGGGAACTCGAGCTCGCCAACCGCCAATTGCTGCACAGCCAGAAAATGAACGCACTGGGCACCCTCGCCGCGGGTATTGCTCACGACTTCAACAACATCCTGTCCATTATCAAAGGGTCCGCCCAAATCATTGAAGACAATCCGGGCGATCCGCAGAAGGTGAGCACCCGCGTGGACCGCATCAAGACGGTCGTCGAGCAGGGAGCCGGTATTGTCAAAGCCATGCTCGGCTTCAGCCGCCAAGCCGCCGAACAGCCAGCCCCGTGCGACTTGAATGCGGTCCTGGAGGACTCCGTCAAGCTGTTGGGCGACCGGTTCTTGCGCGAGGTGCAGATTACTCTCGAACACGCTTCCGCCCTGCCCGAGGTAACTTGCTCCAGGGACCTGGTCCAGCAAGTGTTACTGAACTTCATCTTCAACGCCGCGGAATCCATGACCCAACGCAAGCAAATCCGCCTGGCCACGCGGCGGATGGAAAAGCCGGCAGCGAATCCGGTTTTGGCACCCGCGCCCGCAGCAGAGTATGTTGCGGTGTCGGTCCAGGACGCTGGCTCTGGCATTACTCCCGAGAACCTGCCGCGCATCTTCGAGCCTTTCTTTACCACAAAGGCCTTTTCTGCGCGGCGCGGGACGGGGCTCGGCCTCTCGATGGTCTATGAACTGGCCAGGAAGATGGAAGCCGGCCTCGCGGTAGAGTCAACCGTGGGCCAAGGCAGCACCTTTACGTTGATCCTGCCGGTGAGGAATAAAGCCACAGCTAAGCCCTGA
- a CDS encoding prepilin-type N-terminal cleavage/methylation domain-containing protein → MRRAFTLAELLLVIAIIAILAALLLPALAAVQSKSRRTVCLDNLKQASLSFQMYTADNDGKLAQNQPLGEVGSNSWVLGDMKVTSDSTNKLIIRQGKLFPYASQVPLYRCPGDPSRTGDAPRVRSYSMNGWIGSRYMESYRRTNGFRTYVREGELAAAAPARIWVMTDEHEASIDDAWFLVTMDDTRPFASFPATRHERSYGLNFADGHAEFFRLQEPESRVAGRGVNASNPDWQRLKQVTTVR, encoded by the coding sequence ATGCGACGGGCGTTTACTTTGGCCGAACTGCTGCTGGTCATCGCTATCATTGCAATCCTGGCGGCATTACTCCTTCCGGCGCTCGCTGCGGTGCAGTCGAAGAGCCGGCGAACCGTTTGCCTGGACAATCTCAAGCAAGCTTCGCTCTCATTCCAAATGTACACCGCCGACAACGACGGCAAGCTGGCCCAGAATCAACCCTTGGGCGAGGTTGGCAGCAATTCCTGGGTGCTCGGGGACATGAAGGTCACGAGCGATTCGACGAACAAGCTGATCATCCGCCAAGGGAAGTTGTTTCCCTACGCCAGTCAGGTGCCCCTTTACCGGTGTCCCGGCGATCCATCTCGCACAGGCGATGCGCCCCGCGTCCGCAGCTACTCCATGAACGGATGGATCGGCAGTCGTTACATGGAAAGTTATCGCCGCACCAACGGCTTCCGCACGTATGTCCGGGAAGGGGAGCTTGCTGCCGCGGCGCCAGCCAGAATATGGGTGATGACTGACGAACACGAAGCCAGCATTGACGATGCCTGGTTCCTGGTGACGATGGATGACACCCGGCCATTCGCCAGTTTTCCCGCGACAAGGCACGAGCGCAGCTATGGGCTGAACTTTGCCGATGGCCATGCCGAGTTCTTCAGGCTGCAGGAACCCGAGTCGCGGGTTGCTGGGCGGGGTGTAAATGCAAGCAATCCCGACTGGCAGAGACTGAAGCAAGTCACAACTGTTCGGTAG
- a CDS encoding HU family DNA-binding protein, producing MTLTKRDLVLRICEDTGQAQQHVFDMVQRTFDHIIKALAKGEKVELRNFGIFDVRVRKARLGRNPAAPETKVPIPERCAVKFKAGREMRLAVRKLAPKFAAKPPTQPHKT from the coding sequence ATGACTCTGACGAAGCGTGACTTGGTTCTTCGTATTTGCGAGGACACGGGGCAGGCGCAGCAGCATGTGTTTGATATGGTGCAGCGGACGTTTGATCACATCATCAAAGCACTAGCCAAGGGGGAGAAGGTGGAGTTGCGCAACTTCGGCATATTCGATGTTCGGGTGCGCAAGGCGCGACTCGGGCGCAATCCGGCCGCGCCGGAGACCAAAGTACCGATACCCGAACGTTGCGCGGTCAAGTTCAAGGCCGGCAGAGAAATGCGCCTGGCGGTCCGCAAGCTCGCCCCCAAGTTCGCAGCCAAACCCCCGACGCAGCCGCACAAAACCTGA
- the trmD gene encoding tRNA (guanosine(37)-N1)-methyltransferase TrmD, with amino-acid sequence MRIDVLTLFPAMFAGPLDESIIKRAREAGRLDLTIYNLRDYAHDRHRTVDDRPFGGGPGMLLKPEPIFEAVEGLARENTRVILLSPAGRRFNQVIARELAALDHLLMVCGHYEGFDERVREHLADDELSIGDYVLTNGALPVMVIIDAVTRLLPGVLGDEGSAREDSFSQGLLEHPQFTRPAEFRGMKVPEVLLSGNHAEIARWRAEQARLRTRERRPDLLSEADNL; translated from the coding sequence ATGAGAATTGACGTGCTGACGCTGTTCCCCGCGATGTTCGCGGGGCCGCTGGACGAAAGCATCATCAAGCGCGCGCGAGAAGCGGGCCGGCTGGATTTGACGATTTACAATTTGCGCGATTATGCGCATGACCGCCATAGGACCGTGGATGACCGGCCTTTTGGCGGTGGACCGGGCATGCTGTTGAAGCCCGAACCGATCTTTGAAGCAGTGGAAGGTCTGGCGCGCGAGAACACGCGCGTCATCTTGCTCTCGCCCGCGGGCCGGCGGTTTAATCAGGTCATTGCGCGCGAACTGGCGGCACTCGACCATTTGCTGATGGTTTGCGGCCACTATGAAGGGTTTGATGAGCGAGTGCGCGAGCATTTGGCGGACGATGAGTTGTCCATTGGCGATTACGTTTTGACGAACGGCGCGTTGCCGGTAATGGTGATCATTGACGCGGTCACCCGGTTGTTGCCCGGCGTGCTGGGCGACGAAGGCAGTGCCCGGGAAGACTCGTTCAGCCAGGGCCTGCTCGAGCACCCGCAATTTACGCGGCCGGCCGAGTTTCGCGGGATGAAGGTCCCGGAAGTGTTGCTTTCGGGCAACCATGCGGAAATCGCCCGGTGGCGAGCCGAGCAGGCGCGGCTGCGAACAAGAGAGCGCCGGCCAGACCTGCTATCAGAGGCAGACAATTTATGA
- the rpsP gene encoding 30S ribosomal protein S16 produces the protein MAVKLRLKRIGAKNTPAFRIVVADSRSPRDGKFIEELGTYLPRKKGDNFTLDLERAKYWLSKGAQPSDTVASFIKKATKTAAAAKA, from the coding sequence ATGGCAGTTAAACTTCGTTTGAAGCGGATCGGGGCTAAGAACACGCCTGCGTTCCGCATTGTCGTGGCGGATAGCCGCAGCCCTCGAGATGGGAAGTTCATCGAGGAGCTGGGCACGTATTTACCCCGGAAGAAGGGTGATAACTTCACGCTGGACCTGGAACGGGCCAAATACTGGCTCAGCAAAGGCGCGCAGCCGAGCGATACTGTCGCCAGTTTCATTAAGAAAGCAACCAAAACTGCCGCAGCCGCCAAGGCGTAG
- the hisS gene encoding histidine--tRNA ligase has translation MERLPGFRDFYPEPLPQPDVWSADARQYIFDKWRSMARRYSFREYDGPPLEPLELFTTKSGEEIVGQLYSFSDKGERLVSLRPEMTPTLARMVAASERAYKKPLKWFALPQLFRYERQQKGRLREHFQFNADIIGENDPAGDAELIALLIDTLRSFGLTERDFVIRLSSRNAWQDFFRRHHGDAAQEYAFYQIIDKLEREAPERSDEKLRSAGLSLSEVSSFIERGEAVGELDAILENLAARGLKDYVKVDYHVIRGLAYYTGVVFEAFDRTGEFRAIAGGGRYDKLVKLISGGKVDLPALGFGMGDVVLLEFLKARGLLPKFDASIAAFCLIEDETLRAVSLKFIHDLRAAGLTVDYSLTSAKPDKQFKRAQELKAAHTVRVERNQAGEPVARIKNLATRQEAIVPLAEAAALMQRASKI, from the coding sequence ATGGAACGACTACCCGGATTTCGCGACTTCTATCCCGAGCCATTGCCACAGCCTGACGTGTGGAGTGCCGATGCGCGCCAATACATCTTCGACAAGTGGCGGAGCATGGCGCGGCGCTACAGTTTCCGCGAATACGATGGCCCACCGCTCGAACCGCTGGAGCTCTTTACGACCAAGAGCGGCGAAGAAATCGTCGGCCAGCTCTACAGCTTTAGCGATAAAGGCGAACGGCTGGTGTCCCTGCGCCCTGAAATGACTCCCACGCTCGCGCGGATGGTTGCAGCGTCGGAGCGGGCTTACAAGAAGCCATTGAAGTGGTTTGCACTGCCCCAGCTCTTCCGCTATGAACGCCAGCAGAAGGGCCGTTTGCGCGAGCACTTCCAGTTCAATGCCGACATCATCGGCGAAAACGACCCAGCCGGCGATGCCGAGTTAATTGCGCTCTTGATCGATACTCTCCGCTCATTCGGCCTGACCGAGCGGGATTTCGTGATCCGCCTGAGCAGCCGAAACGCGTGGCAGGACTTCTTCCGGCGGCACCACGGAGACGCGGCACAGGAGTATGCATTCTATCAGATTATTGACAAGCTGGAGCGCGAGGCGCCGGAGCGTAGCGATGAGAAGCTCAGGAGCGCGGGCCTTAGCCTGAGCGAGGTGTCGTCCTTCATCGAGCGGGGCGAAGCGGTCGGCGAACTGGATGCCATTCTAGAGAACCTCGCTGCGCGCGGCCTTAAGGACTACGTGAAAGTTGATTACCATGTCATACGCGGATTGGCCTACTACACGGGGGTAGTGTTCGAGGCGTTTGACCGCACCGGGGAATTTCGCGCCATCGCCGGCGGTGGCCGCTACGACAAGCTGGTTAAGCTTATCAGCGGGGGCAAAGTGGACCTCCCCGCCCTGGGCTTTGGAATGGGCGACGTAGTGCTGTTGGAATTCCTTAAGGCCCGCGGCTTGCTGCCGAAGTTTGACGCGTCTATTGCCGCATTCTGCCTGATTGAAGATGAAACCTTGCGCGCCGTTTCTCTGAAGTTCATTCACGATCTGCGTGCGGCTGGATTAACGGTGGACTACTCGCTGACGTCAGCGAAGCCAGACAAGCAGTTCAAGCGCGCGCAGGAACTCAAGGCCGCGCACACCGTGAGGGTCGAACGGAATCAGGCCGGTGAACCAGTGGCAAGAATCAAGAACCTGGCGACGCGCCAGGAAGCCATCGTTCCGCTGGCGGAGGCTGCAGCGCTCATGCAGCGGGCAAGCAAAATATGA